The sequence below is a genomic window from Gossypium hirsutum isolate 1008001.06 chromosome A11, Gossypium_hirsutum_v2.1, whole genome shotgun sequence.
atggtaatatgcagtggatccaaacacatgtaaggaatcataatctgtagccgattttccagaccatacctccacaggagtttttctttctaatgcagatgatggcaaacgattaacaagatggccagcgtatgtcatagcctcagcccaaaattgcttgcccaatccagcattagacaacatacatcgaactttctccagcaatgttcgattcatacgctctgccaatccattctgctgtggtgtatccctaactgtgaagtgtcgaacaataccatactcttggcacacatcgaagaacagatcacttttatattcccctccattgtccgtcctaagccgcttgattttcttcccagtctggttttcgatcatagttttccatttaagaaaaactctaagcacttcatccttagttctcatggtatacacccaaactcttctggaaaagtcatcaacaaaagtaacaaagtagtgttttcctcccaaatgaaggtgtcttggaaggcccccacacatctgagtgaacatattccaaaataccttttgtattatggatagcagtactgaatttcactctcttttgctttcccagaacacaatgctcgcaaaattttaatttgcaagcctttgcacctttcaacaatccttgctttgccagaatttgcaaggatttttcgctggcatgtcccaactttatatgccacaactgcattgagtccaattctttgttaccggaagctgtagcgactgctccaataactgtactaccttggtagtaatacaagttatttttcctgatgcccttcaatatcacaagtgcgccagatgtcactttcaaaatcccatctctcatagtaacaactgaaccattggattccaaggctcccaatgagatgagatttttcttcaaactgggcacataccgaacatcagtcagaactctggttgatccatcttgattctttaatcagattgaacctatcccaacagttttacaggcattgtcattgcccatataaacaactcctccatttagttctactaaattaAAGAACCACTCCctgttaggggacatatgataggtacaacccgaatccaatatccactcatctgaatggaacggcgatgatgatgcaaccagtgatagttcagagtcactagtatcatgctttgcaacacaagcatctacagcagtttttcccttattcttcagctttggacaatttttcttccagtgacctttctcatgacaaaaggcacattcatctttcccgagtctggactttgactttgatctccccttctgagttttcttccgagtgtatgaacgacctcggactactaaagcttctgtatctctgattgagtttttttgtttgtccttctttctctgttcataactttataaggccgcacagacttcgctcagagatatatcactcctgccatgaagtagagtagtttctaggaactcaaactcctcaggaagtgaccccaacagcatcaaagccaaatcttcatctttgaatgtctcatccatatttagcaaatcagtgactaactgattaaatttggtgatgtgatattcattgtggtacttgggacgtaagtgaagcgaaacagtcttttcttcaagtggagcttattttgactatttttcttcaaaaaattttcttcaagtgccacccacaacttatttgcagaagtctcctttgaaaaagcatacctctgctctcgagaaaggcatgatcgaattgtgccacatgccaaccgattaatcgccttccaatctttctcctgtacatcatctggtttctcttcatcaatggcaatgtctagaccctgctgaaaaagggcatctagaacctcactttgccacataccaaaatggcccgtgccatcaaagatctccacggccagtcttgcatttgcaattgtcagtcttgtccacatggacgatgttgaagctcctacaccgaccgttttctctataatctttcaatatacctaaggaaatcttttctgatgtggaagatcagttcaaactgcaaccacagagcatactacgattaaccttcggctcttgataccacttgttgttccaatagggtcagaagcgtgtaaattattgtactaaaaaatcacacaaagtttaattcccagggaagagaggtggatcacatggatctcttaaataccaagtctttccttagtcagaatatcccttctatagtaatttaatagcacaattaaatactactattataccctcaaatattgaaagaaaaataggacaagaaaaaacacaagagttttaacgaggttcggtaaattatacctatgtcctcaggcactaacaccagatgataactttactatcttcaaaatattacaaacaaatagaattacTTAAGAATTCCCAAAtgggagaagaaagaaaactaagagagaaagattggttgggatggtgtaaatgagaaatggttaggcctatttctAGTTGAGGTTCAGgaactaacttgcaaatggcctaaaaaattagggaccaaaattgcaattatcccattcaactttaaacaacttgcctaccatttttttctttcggtgccacttgcacctcccatttttttgacttttcaacaccccttttaatttgacttttcaacactTATGACTAAGGGAACTCCACAACACCTTTTCAAAATCAGCTTTCCTATTTCCACAAAGCCTGAATCTGTTGAGTCCGCAGATCTTTGTTCAAATGCTATCTCTTTAAATAAAGACCAAGCATCATTATCAGACAAGCCTTTCAGAACATAAGGCTGACATTTACTAGTGATCTTGGCTACCTTAGAAGAACGAGTAGTTACTATGATCCTACTTCCTCTAGCCCCACCTATCAATAACTCTTTTAAACTAACCCATTTTTCCCACTCCTCATTCCAAATGTCATCCAAAACAAGCAAATATTTTTTCCCACCAATTTTTTCCCGAAGTTGTTTTTACAATTGGTCCATTTCGAGATTTTGATCTGGTGCTTGGCCTGTTGCAGATTTGATAATGTTTTCTACAATTATTTTGACATCAAAAACATCTGAAACACACACCCACATCATCAACTCAAAATGATTCTTGACCATTTCATCATTATAGACAAACTGGGCCAAAGCAGTCTTCCCTAACCCTCCTAACCCCACAATTGGAATGATGTAAACATTCTCTTCACTTTCAAACTCTAACACAAGTTTTAGGAGAGCTACTTTATCATCGTCCCTCcctattattttatctttaaaagaGTGCGTTAGCTGCCTCCTTTTAGTCATGAAAGAGGTTTCCATGGGACCGTCACGCTCTACCAAGTTGAACACCTTGGCTTCACTTCCAATTGAAATCAACCTGGCCTTAATGGTCTTTATTTTTCGACCCATTTTGAGACCGTAAGCAAATTGGTTTGAGCTCGAGAAGAAAAGGCGTACCTCTTTCGTCAGCTTGTTCCCACCCAATAGGTCTTTCCGCAAAGCTTCGGTAGAGAAATCATCGAGCAAGTCATCAGCATCATAAAGTACATCTCTCATCTTTTCGAGCCAATCTTTGACGAGATGGCTGGTCACGGATTGCTCTTCTGCGTCAAGAAGCACAGCTTTGATTGTAGAGACAGTGCTTTTGAGGTCGTGGAGGTCATCTTTGACATTCCAACACGGTCCAATTTGAGAGAGCGTAAAGGAGCTCAATTTAGTAATAAGCTCTAGGGCGAGGTCGAATGCAATTGCTTCGGCCATTGCTGGTTCAAACTGAAATCAAGCAAAAAAGTGTTTGGTTATTGCAAGAGGAGTAAAATGAAAATGATTCCACCAAGATGAAACACAGATTAGTCTCCGGTCTATTTGTGAGTTGAGGATACTTAAGATTTACACCAACATAAAGTCAATATATGTATGTTGATAATTAAATGTGTTAATTTTGTTTTGATAATTAGGAAAAGGGAATTgaaagttaaaaaaagaaaatcagtAGCGAATATATCCATGGCAGTAATGGGACCATAAGCATGTAGAAGCAAGGTGGTCAACAATAGGTGCAACACATGTCATTTCATCAAAAGATCCTAAATGCTTATATGCCTATTCACACTATTCTATTATCATCAAAAGATTCTTAAGGATTAGTAGGAATCTGGATGCCAAACATATAGTAAGATGAAGCTTCAAATTTGGTTTGCTAACAATCTTCTTTTTTGAAGTGGTAGCAATTACGACAGTTTTCAATTTatccattttgggatgattttACAAACAGTCCaaatttatggactaaattgattttttataaagttagaggataaaataaataattatgctAAAATATAATAGAgaatttaaaaacaaatgaaaatatttatttattagaatTTGAAGTTGCAATCtcttgaaagttttttttaaaataaagatgtCTGTTTAATTTTTTGTCTTCACCAAAACTATTCACAGCTTTATCTTAAAAGAGAGGGAAAAAAGAAATCTAAagtaaaaaatgagaaaatagtAATCTTAAAGCTTGATTCAATcacattttccctttttttttattgaaatgtgTCTTTCCTCTATGGCATCCTTAAAAAAATAGatcaataaataataattaaaaggataaactatcaaaatagtcatatTTGTTTGCctcatgttatattttagttacttatgttatcgtgttgtaatattttagtcactaagtcgttaattgccgttaacggtataacggtaagctgacgtggcaaattaaatcatcatttcaaatgaaaattttaggttaaattccacaattggtccctatattttttcactttgagcaatttaattttcttttatgtttttttaacttcctttttttttcctttctcttctatttctctctctgttttcctcccttcttcatttcttttaacgtagtttttatatgtttttcatttgttaaaactagtctttatactttaattaaatcaataaatcataattaaaatactaACTTTgcgtaatataattttttttaatttaataaattttcattccGGAACAAATATGAtttcaattaataatataatcaTTTAGGTGGAGCAAGGAAATAATTTTGATTGGACTAATAATATTATAGGAGTCGATAAAACTCATTgaaatattatttcaaatttcagaGTTGTAAGATTAAATTAGATGTTATTATGGGTCAGGTTTAGACATAATATTAActcattttatatttgtttaagttcAGTCTGgttcaaaatataaacttaaaattttacttaagtcTGTCCAAATATGTAAATAGTTAACTCAAGCATACTTTAGACCCGCTcatactatttttaaaaaagttaaaatatatttatattatttttaacttaatattttataattttacatatatatttttattaaaattttatatatagtcatcttaacattgtaataatattataaatttaattttatttgttaaaaattacgtaacatataaaaataacataatataaaacatcgcaaactaaaaaaatgaatcatGTCAAACTTAGGCTTTGAATGTTCAAGTCCAAACCCGACCCAAATTTTAAacaggtttaatttttt
It includes:
- the LOC121203153 gene encoding putative disease resistance protein RGA3 — encoded protein: MAEAIAFDLALELITKLSSFTLSQIGPCWNVKDDLHDLKSTVSTIKAVLLDAEEQSVTSHLVKDWLEKMRDVLYDADDLLDDFSTEALRKDLLGGNKLTKEVRLFFSSSNQFAYGLKMGRKIKTIKARLISIGSEAKVFNLVERDGPMETSFMTKRRQLTHSFKDKIIGRDDDKVALLKLVLEFESEENVYIIPIVGLGGLGKTALAQFVYNDEMVKNHFELMMWVCVSDVFDVKIIVENIIKSATGQAPDQNLEMDQL